The following are encoded together in the Ooceraea biroi isolate clonal line C1 chromosome 2, Obir_v5.4, whole genome shotgun sequence genome:
- the LOC105276817 gene encoding hydroxylysine kinase, which yields MEYNDTLLIPGQRIRPPVTEETAVALLERLYGMKATSVRELDAYDDRNYHVLCEETHANPHVASPEKAGYVLKVINSLDSRKTRVIEAQSELMIFLNQQDVSCPLPVKNVNGAYFSLEKLRSDNTMERYAVRLLVYRPGELLHRAKMTDELLRRVGHFAARIDGILAGFDHPAYHDHKTLWMLTSVPRVQQFTYAVKSPLDRQLVHDVIQSFQREVLSITDRLEQGVIHGDLNEHNIIVNPNGEDVIAVIDFGDSHRTCRVFELAIALCYMILQAADVGMGKYVVEGYEKLRKLTDLEKKILKVSVCARMCQSLVMGAYSHLHDPDNQYLLSTQKTGWTLLKRLWPMCQSDVMQAWGLIEAP from the coding sequence ATGGAATACAACGACACGTTGCTGATACCGGGCCAGCGCATACGGCCGCCCGTCACCGAGGAAACGGCGGTCGCCCTGCTGGAGCGACTCTATGGCATGAAGGCGACGAGCGTGCGCGAGCTGGACGCGTATGACGACCGCAATTACCACGTGCTGTGCGAGGAGACGCACGCGAACCCGCACGTGGCCAGCCCCGAGAAGGCCGGCTATGTCCTCAAGGTGATCAACTCGCTGGACTCGCGGAAGACCAGGGTGATCGAGGCGCAAAGTGAGCTCATGATCTTCCTGAACCAGCAGGACGTTTCTTGCCCACTGCCGGTCAAGAACGTGAACGGCGCGTATTTCTCTCTGGAGAAGCTGAGGAGCGACAACACGATGGAGAGGTACGCCGTGCGGTTGCTGGTCTACCGGCCCGGCGAGCTTCTGCATCGCGCGAAGATGACCGACGAGCTGCTGCGTAGAGTCGGCCACTTCGCCGCCAGGATCGACGGGATTCTCGCCGGCTTTGACCACCCCGCTTATCATGATCACAAGACGCTCTGGATGCTGACGTCGGTGCCGCGGGTGCAGCAGTTCACGTACGCGGTCAAAAGCCCGCTCGACCGGCAGTTGGTGCACGACGTGATCCAGAGTTTTCAGCGGGAGGTACTGTCGATTACGGATCGACTGGAGCAAGGGGTGATACACGGCGACCTGAACGAGCACAACATCATCGTGAACCCTAACGGCGAGGACGTAATCGCCGTGATCGATTTCGGCGACTCCCACAGGACCTGCCGCGTCTTCGAGCTGGCCATCGCCCTCTGTTACATGATCCTGCAGGCGGCCGATGTGGGGATGGGCAAGTACGTTGTCGAGGGCTACGAGAAGCTCAGAAAATTGACTGATCTAGAAAAGAAGATCCTCAAGGTCAGCGTGTGCGCCCGGATGTGCCAGAGCCTGGTGATGGGCGCCTATTCGCACCTGCATGATCCTGACAATCAATACCTGCTGAGCACACAGAAAACTGGGTGGACGTTGCTGAAGAGACTCTGGCCTATGTGTCAAAGCGACGTGATGCAAGCTTGGGGATTGATTGAAGCTCCTTGA